In the genome of Taurinivorans muris, one region contains:
- a CDS encoding histidinol-phosphatase, whose translation MLIDLHTHTCYGHGSNTVFEMFQAGRRAGLDVHGFSEHSPRPSGYDYTNEYREHLNKHFQDYLDEVEKIKQERKENKILLALELDWLEDEPDFMQECMERHSFDYVIAGIHFIKKWGFDDQASHWVNLSKQEKHAYYAAYYKTMIKMAESKLFHIVAHPDLIKIFSRETFAEWIKNNKSLAEDALLACKENKLCMEISSAGLRKPCQEIYPCRTLMEIAKDIDIPITFASDGHCVNTIAKNIGMLHEYAKEYGFTEQNYFENNTQITVAL comes from the coding sequence ATGCTTATCGATTTACACACACACACTTGTTACGGACACGGCAGCAATACTGTTTTTGAAATGTTCCAGGCGGGACGAAGAGCGGGCTTGGACGTACACGGTTTCAGCGAACATTCCCCGCGTCCTTCAGGGTACGATTACACCAATGAATACCGTGAACATTTAAACAAGCATTTTCAGGATTATCTTGATGAAGTCGAAAAAATAAAACAAGAACGGAAAGAAAACAAGATATTGCTGGCTTTGGAACTCGACTGGCTGGAAGACGAACCGGATTTCATGCAGGAATGCATGGAAAGGCATTCTTTTGATTATGTCATCGCAGGCATTCATTTTATCAAAAAATGGGGATTTGACGACCAAGCTTCCCATTGGGTAAACTTGTCCAAGCAAGAAAAACACGCCTATTATGCCGCCTATTACAAGACCATGATAAAAATGGCGGAAAGCAAACTGTTTCATATCGTGGCGCACCCCGACCTGATTAAGATTTTCAGCCGGGAAACCTTTGCGGAATGGATAAAAAACAACAAAAGCCTTGCGGAAGACGCGCTTCTTGCCTGTAAAGAAAACAAACTCTGCATGGAAATTTCTTCAGCCGGCTTACGCAAACCTTGCCAGGAAATTTACCCTTGCAGAACACTTATGGAAATAGCAAAAGATATTGATATTCCAATCACGTTCGCCTCCGACGGGCATTGCGTCAACACAATTGCCAAAAATATCGGCATGCTGCATGAGTACGCCAAAGAATACGGCTTTACGGAACAAAATTATTTTGAAAACAACACTCAAATCACAGTAGCGCTCTGA
- a CDS encoding ATP-binding cassette domain-containing protein produces MPKLIEIQDLSFTYHTENKEEITALDHIGFTLNQGEHVAIIGENGAGKSTFLQIMRGEIYPSPKNGGKIYWYENGKASDSPLSAREICAIISPKEQDYYARQDWKVNCLEIVLAACSNDYILYREPDTEEILQAVEIAKQLGAEYLLYTPINKLSQGQLRIMLIARALMKKSPVILLDEPLNGLDGETQKLFWNTLEKLAASKLAHKPTIVLTTHLFPLPPYIKRCYEMKQGRLTAIDNDNPSELMKIAEQYQPIPLRHIEKNQDQAMEIILENASIYLEHAEIVKHVNWHIKPKEQWTLIGHNGSGKSTLLNGILGFLPIAHGGTITRNWYQNIQSPPVPLTILDEIKKKIRFVSDSLQIHYTFNDTVFNIIFAGFDGNIGVYREKTSEEEQKIQELIYQLNLGHLTNRPFRSLSTGQARKVLLARAIIGDPALLLLDEPFSGLDPRNKQEIKEFLEYKIAETSLQSILVSHLESDYLSCSTHFGTLFKGEFSLIE; encoded by the coding sequence ATGCCCAAACTCATTGAAATACAAGATTTAAGTTTTACTTATCACACTGAAAACAAAGAAGAAATCACTGCCCTTGACCATATCGGTTTTACCTTAAACCAAGGGGAACATGTCGCAATTATCGGTGAAAACGGTGCAGGAAAATCCACGTTCCTGCAAATAATGCGCGGAGAAATTTATCCAAGTCCCAAAAACGGCGGAAAAATTTATTGGTATGAAAACGGCAAGGCAAGCGATTCTCCCCTTTCGGCTCGTGAAATATGCGCTATCATTTCCCCCAAGGAGCAAGATTATTATGCCCGGCAGGACTGGAAAGTGAATTGCCTTGAAATTGTCTTGGCAGCCTGCAGCAACGATTATATCCTCTATCGGGAACCTGACACGGAAGAAATACTGCAAGCAGTTGAAATTGCAAAACAATTAGGTGCAGAATATTTACTTTACACGCCTATCAACAAACTTTCCCAAGGGCAGCTCCGCATTATGCTCATAGCAAGAGCGCTTATGAAAAAAAGCCCCGTGATTTTGCTTGATGAACCTCTGAACGGTTTAGACGGGGAAACGCAAAAACTTTTCTGGAACACCTTGGAAAAACTTGCCGCAAGCAAATTGGCGCATAAGCCCACCATTGTCTTGACAACCCACCTTTTTCCATTGCCTCCCTATATCAAGCGCTGTTATGAGATGAAACAAGGCAGACTCACCGCCATTGATAACGACAATCCCAGCGAGCTTATGAAAATCGCCGAACAATATCAGCCTATTCCTTTGCGGCACATTGAGAAGAACCAAGATCAGGCAATGGAAATCATCCTTGAAAACGCAAGCATTTATTTGGAACATGCCGAAATTGTCAAACATGTCAACTGGCATATCAAACCCAAAGAACAATGGACGCTCATCGGGCATAACGGTTCGGGAAAATCCACATTGCTCAACGGTATTTTAGGATTTTTGCCCATCGCCCACGGCGGAACGATTACCCGGAATTGGTATCAAAATATCCAATCTCCCCCGGTTCCCCTGACCATTTTGGATGAAATCAAGAAAAAAATCCGCTTTGTTTCCGATTCCCTGCAAATCCATTATACGTTCAACGATACTGTGTTCAATATCATTTTTGCGGGATTTGACGGAAATATCGGCGTATACCGGGAAAAAACGAGCGAAGAAGAACAAAAAATCCAAGAACTGATCTATCAGCTCAATCTCGGGCATTTAACCAACCGCCCCTTCCGTTCCCTGTCTACCGGACAAGCCCGCAAAGTGCTTCTCGCCCGCGCAATTATCGGCGACCCTGCCCTTTTGCTCCTTGATGAACCTTTTTCCGGGCTCGACCCCAGAAACAAGCAGGAAATCAAAGAATTTTTAGAATACAAAATCGCTGAAACTTCTTTGCAAAGCATATTGGTCAGCCACCTTGAAAGCGATTATTTATCGTGCTCCACACATTTCGGAACACTTTTCAAAGGCGAATTTTCCCTTATAGAATAA
- a CDS encoding NAD(P)H-dependent flavin oxidoreductase, translating to MSFPSLTIGDLVAKLPIVQGGMGVGISLSGLASAVANQGGIGVIAGAMIGMREPDIVKNPVEANVRALKNEIEKARALSPNGILGVNIMVALTTFKEMVKASIESRANIIFSGAGLPMDLPKILLATCEEKKEEFKTKLVPIISSARAASVIAKKWESKTGLLPDAFVVEGPKAGGHLGYKYEEITDPNHSLEHIVPEVVETVKALEDKKGQAIPVIAGGGIYSGEDIANIMALGASGVQMGTRFVATNECDADIKFKEAFVNAKEEDITIINSPVGMPGRALFNSFIEAVRDGKKRPVSCAFHCVSTCTQEKTPYCIAAALIAAMRGNLEKGFAFCGTNVNKIKSIVSVKELMESLQAEYDNFKAKF from the coding sequence ATGTCTTTTCCAAGTCTTACCATCGGCGACCTTGTTGCTAAATTACCCATTGTGCAAGGTGGCATGGGAGTTGGCATTTCTCTTTCCGGGCTTGCTTCCGCTGTTGCAAACCAAGGAGGCATAGGCGTTATCGCAGGTGCTATGATCGGCATGCGTGAACCTGATATTGTCAAAAACCCTGTTGAAGCGAATGTGCGCGCATTAAAAAATGAAATTGAAAAAGCCCGCGCCCTCAGCCCGAACGGAATTTTAGGCGTAAACATCATGGTTGCCCTGACCACTTTCAAAGAAATGGTGAAAGCTTCCATTGAGAGCCGTGCGAATATTATCTTTTCCGGAGCAGGCCTGCCCATGGACCTGCCTAAAATCCTTTTGGCGACCTGTGAAGAAAAAAAAGAAGAATTTAAAACCAAACTCGTCCCCATTATTTCCTCCGCCCGCGCAGCTTCCGTCATCGCCAAGAAATGGGAATCAAAAACCGGACTTCTTCCCGACGCTTTCGTTGTCGAAGGTCCGAAAGCCGGCGGACATTTGGGGTATAAATATGAAGAGATAACGGACCCCAACCACAGCCTCGAACATATTGTTCCCGAAGTCGTTGAAACGGTAAAAGCCTTGGAAGACAAAAAAGGACAGGCAATTCCGGTTATTGCCGGCGGCGGGATTTACTCCGGCGAAGACATTGCGAATATCATGGCGCTTGGCGCTTCCGGCGTACAAATGGGCACACGTTTTGTTGCAACCAACGAATGCGATGCGGATATAAAATTCAAAGAAGCCTTTGTGAACGCAAAAGAGGAAGACATCACCATTATCAACAGTCCCGTGGGTATGCCCGGCAGAGCGTTGTTCAACAGTTTCATCGAGGCTGTCCGTGACGGAAAGAAACGTCCTGTTTCCTGCGCATTCCACTGCGTAAGCACCTGTACGCAGGAGAAGACCCCTTATTGCATCGCTGCCGCCCTTATTGCGGCGATGCGCGGCAATTTGGAAAAAGGCTTTGCATTTTGCGGAACGAATGTGAACAAAATAAAATCCATTGTTTCCGTAAAAGAACTTATGGAATCCCTGCAAGCGGAATACGATAACTTCAAGGCGAAGTTCTAA
- the hpf gene encoding ribosome hibernation-promoting factor, HPF/YfiA family has protein sequence MNIDFTFKNFEPSEHLKKYARRRFEKITRFLGKSPALQMQVILSVDKFHHKAEISLTGEGLNINAAESSKDMYATIDMISDKISSQVRRSSEKLHSRQKSRDVNVDIYSYDILEEDGIQVVNGKENFAPKPLHMDEAIMQLQQSDNEVLVFINADLERINVIYRKNNGDFGIIDPIV, from the coding sequence ATGAATATAGACTTTACTTTCAAAAACTTCGAGCCCTCCGAACATCTTAAAAAATACGCGCGCCGCCGTTTTGAAAAAATCACCCGCTTTCTGGGAAAATCGCCCGCACTGCAAATGCAGGTAATCTTAAGTGTGGACAAATTCCACCACAAAGCCGAAATTTCCCTTACAGGCGAAGGACTCAACATTAATGCCGCCGAATCATCAAAAGATATGTATGCGACTATTGATATGATCAGCGACAAGATCAGTTCGCAAGTCCGCCGTTCTTCAGAAAAATTGCACAGCCGCCAAAAAAGCCGCGATGTCAATGTCGATATTTACAGCTATGACATTCTTGAAGAAGACGGTATCCAAGTTGTCAACGGCAAAGAAAACTTCGCTCCGAAGCCTTTGCACATGGACGAAGCGATTATGCAGCTCCAGCAAAGCGACAACGAAGTTTTAGTCTTCATCAATGCCGACCTTGAACGCATAAATGTCATTTACCGTAAAAATAACGGAGATTTCGGCATAATCGACCCTATTGTCTGA
- the rapZ gene encoding RNase adapter RapZ — MDTPEDKNNNEVEVIIITGLSGSGISTAIQVFEDMNFFTADGLPPSVIPEFIALAHKPEMQHFRGIVLGLDLKRKYLNDPLAELLPVFTKIRQTDDTKATLIYLEADKDSILRRYASTRRPHPLEQEGYSLEMAMEEEKNRLSGIRTMAGHIINTTGYSIHDLRRHIQKHFSKTMEDSHSMWVTIMSFGYKYGIPKDADLVFDMRFLPNPFFEPKLREYTGLQQEVADYIFKDEPAQNFRRQLLEFLQTILPYYDNEGRYRLCIAIGCTGGCHRSVAMVEYLAKNLMQSGYRIIKEHKQLTKK; from the coding sequence ATGGACACGCCAGAAGATAAAAACAATAACGAGGTTGAAGTGATTATCATTACCGGACTTTCAGGTTCCGGCATAAGCACAGCCATTCAAGTATTTGAAGATATGAACTTTTTCACCGCAGACGGACTGCCCCCTTCCGTTATTCCGGAATTTATCGCCCTTGCCCATAAACCTGAAATGCAGCATTTCCGAGGTATTGTTTTAGGTCTTGATTTAAAAAGAAAATACCTCAATGACCCATTGGCGGAACTTTTGCCCGTATTTACCAAAATACGCCAGACTGACGATACGAAAGCAACGCTCATTTATCTTGAAGCGGACAAAGACAGCATTCTCAGACGCTATGCCTCGACAAGACGCCCCCACCCCTTGGAACAGGAAGGCTATTCCCTTGAAATGGCTATGGAGGAAGAAAAAAACCGTCTTTCCGGCATACGGACCATGGCCGGTCATATCATCAACACCACGGGCTACTCCATACACGATCTTAGGCGCCATATCCAAAAACACTTTTCCAAAACCATGGAAGACAGCCATTCCATGTGGGTCACCATCATGAGTTTCGGCTATAAATACGGTATTCCCAAAGATGCCGATCTTGTTTTTGACATGCGTTTTTTGCCTAATCCGTTTTTCGAGCCCAAGCTGCGCGAATACACCGGGCTGCAGCAGGAAGTTGCGGATTATATTTTCAAAGATGAACCCGCTCAAAATTTCAGGCGGCAGCTGCTTGAGTTTTTGCAGACCATTCTTCCTTATTACGACAACGAAGGACGCTACCGCCTATGCATAGCCATCGGCTGCACCGGAGGCTGCCACCGTTCTGTCGCCATGGTTGAATACCTTGCCAAAAACCTTATGCAAAGCGGGTACAGAATAATAAAAGAACACAAACAGTTAACAAAAAAATAA
- a CDS encoding M24 family metallopeptidase: protein MNTIYQKRREAVRPKLTEENLTALLVSYPTNRFYLSGFELHDGQCNESSGHILIQKNGNDILFTDSRFYEAAKTLWDEKNIFIYSNQIEDMRNYLKNMVHGKIGFESKTISQYFYENLAQGLELEPCDGIIEELRIIKDEEEIKAIKESIAVNHKLFEWLPSTFQENKSEAELALEIETFFRKHGATENSFAPIVAINKHAARPHHIPDQETKITENCHILIDVGARYKNYCSDQTRTFWFGDTMDSRFQTMLEQVQEAQMEAIKILAPDLPCQDAHLKAVEIFKKYGVEKAFSHSLGHGVGLDVHEDPRLSIRSKRLLKPNMIVTVEPGLYYGDYGGIRWEYMVRITDDGCEIL from the coding sequence ATGAACACGATCTATCAAAAACGCCGCGAGGCGGTACGCCCCAAATTAACGGAAGAAAATTTGACAGCCCTGCTTGTGAGCTACCCAACCAACAGATTTTACCTTTCCGGTTTTGAACTGCACGACGGCCAATGCAATGAAAGTTCAGGGCATATTCTTATCCAAAAAAACGGAAACGATATTCTTTTTACGGATTCACGGTTTTATGAAGCAGCCAAAACCCTTTGGGACGAGAAAAATATTTTCATTTATTCAAATCAAATCGAAGATATGCGGAACTATTTAAAAAATATGGTCCATGGAAAAATCGGATTTGAAAGTAAGACAATCAGCCAGTATTTTTATGAAAACCTTGCTCAGGGCTTAGAACTTGAACCTTGTGACGGAATAATCGAAGAACTGAGAATAATCAAAGACGAAGAAGAAATCAAAGCCATAAAAGAATCAATAGCCGTAAACCACAAACTTTTCGAATGGCTGCCAAGCACGTTCCAAGAAAACAAAAGCGAAGCGGAACTCGCTTTGGAGATTGAAACATTTTTCAGAAAACACGGAGCAACGGAAAACAGCTTCGCTCCCATTGTCGCCATAAACAAACACGCCGCCCGCCCCCACCATATCCCGGACCAGGAAACGAAAATCACCGAAAATTGCCATATACTGATAGATGTGGGCGCACGATATAAGAATTATTGTTCCGACCAAACCCGTACCTTTTGGTTCGGCGATACAATGGATTCCCGCTTTCAAACCATGCTTGAACAAGTGCAAGAAGCCCAAATGGAAGCCATAAAAATTCTCGCCCCTGATTTGCCTTGCCAAGACGCACATTTAAAAGCTGTGGAAATTTTTAAAAAATACGGCGTTGAAAAAGCATTCAGCCATTCTCTCGGGCACGGTGTCGGACTTGATGTTCACGAAGACCCGCGCCTTTCCATACGCAGCAAGCGCCTTTTGAAACCTAACATGATAGTGACCGTTGAACCCGGACTTTATTATGGCGACTACGGCGGCATACGCTGGGAATATATGGTACGCATAACCGATGACGGATGCGAAATTCTCTGA